From Candidatus Nitrospira nitrificans:
ACAGACACAACAGGGCGCAGATTATAACACAGGCGTGGGCAAACACATCGCCGTAATAGCTGTAAAACGTGCGGGCTTGTCTGGTCGGGATCGTCGTATACGATGCCTGCTCGACAAAAATAGGCGTCGCGTCGATGATCTGTCCGAACGGATCGATGAACCCCGAGATCCCCGTGTTGGCCGCCCGCGCGAAAGCCAGATGATTTTCCACGGAGCGAAAGACGACCATGGCAAAGTGCTGGGCGGGGGCCGAGGACGGTCCAAACCAGCCGTCATTGGTGATGGTCACCAGAAACTCCGCGCCGTTTGCCGCGAACTGACGGACCAAATCCGGGAAGATGACCTCATAGCAGATCGCCACCCCGAACTTGACCGGTCGGGAACCGGACGAACGTTGAGTGTTCCATGATTTCGGGCTGAACGAAAAAGTCGTCGGTCCCGGTCCTGCTTCGAAATCGCCGATGCCTTCGACGAGTTTATCGAGGAAAAACAGGAGCGATGATTTGAGGGGGATATACTCGCCGAACGGGACGAGATGCTGTTTGTCATAACGGCCGAGGACTATGCCGTCCGTTCCAAGCAGATAGGCGCTATTCAACAGGTAGGGGCGGCGATCCGGATAAAATCTCAAGGCCGGGCTGCCGAGGAGGATCGGCGCCTGCGCGCGTTCCGCCCATGCGATGAGCTGCAACTGATACTCTTTCTCCCGCTCCAAAATAAACGGCGTGGCCGCCTCGGGCCACACGACGAGGTCGGCATTGGTTCCCAGTTGGGCCGTCAGGCGGTCGAACCTCCGCATAGTCTCGTCGCGGAATGACGCATCCCATTTCACGGCTTGATCGATATTCGGTTGAACGACGCCGACGGTAATGAAGGTCTTCAGGCTTTGCCGATCTCGATCGCTCAGGACCGCCGAACTATAGAACCAGGACAGCAGCATGCAGGCTGCCGCCGTCGTGAGCAGTTCCCACGGAAGCTTGACCGGGTGACATCCACGAAAAAACGGCATGATCCATAAGAACAGCTCAGCGAAGGCCACATTCACCAGGATGATGAGGTAGGAAATGCCGTACACCCCCGTGTGGTCCGCCACCTGAATCAGGTCTAGTTCGCGGTATTGCGAATAGCCGAGCAAACACCAGGGAAGGCCGGAGAGCAGGTGGGTACGGAACAATTCGAGCGCGACCCAGAAGCAGGGCGCAAAGAATATCCCATAGCGTGGGATGAGCTCGCGCAACCAGACGACGGCGAGGCTATAGAGACCGACATAGAGTCCGAGATAGGTGGTCAGCAGCAGCAAAATTGCGTAGCTCACGAGTTCGGGAACCTTGCCGTAGGTGGTCATGGCGGTAACGACCCAGGCCATGATCCCGGTGAACCCGACGAGACCGGTCAGCCAGCCGAGCCAAAAGGCTCGCCGTCTGGAGCATTGATCGAGCGCGAGATGAAGGGGAATCAGGGCGATCCAGGCCAGCAACCCTAGGTCAAATTTCGGGAAACAGAAAGGCAAGAGCAGTCCGCTCGCGCAAGCAAGGAGGATCTGACGCGAACGAACTTGTTCCATCGTGCCGTACCTTATCCAAAAGATTCGACGACTTGCAAGAGAAGGCTTGAACAATCAGCGACTTGGGAAAGCTCCAGGTGCTTTTCCCTCATGGAAGAGGTATTCTAGTTTGCATGGAGCGACGTCGGCATCGTCGGGTTCCGGCTCAAGTCAAGAGTCTGCTTCGGGCAAACTCGCACGAGGTCGAGGGGGAAACCGTCGATCTGTCGCTCGGCGGCGCCCGGATTGAAAGCTCTCTTGTCGTTCAACCAGGAAGGCAGATCGCCGTCAAGCTGATTGTCCCAGGCGACGACACACCGATCCTGATCGAGCAAGCCCAAGTGCAATGGGCGGTCGATCGAACGTTCGGGGTTCGGTTTGTCGATCTCCCTGAGCAGGAGTTGGATGAATTGGAACAGTTGATCGATGAAAGTATTGCGCTTGATGAAGGAGGAAAGACATGAAATCCATGGGGCCTGAGACCGAAACGCAGCCGGATGACCCGCGATTCTGGATCGGGGGTGAGGCGACCGTCGGATCCCAAGCCCGCTGCCATATTCGCCGTCAAGCGGGTCCGCCCACCTCTCTGCTCGGCGTCATCCTCGGCCTCACCTTCCTCGGGGGTCTCGCCCTCGGCAGCTCATTCGGCCTCCTCTGTCGAAATAAAAAATAAGCGTGGATTCCATTCTCCCCGGGACGCTCCGTCCCGGTTTCTGCCGCCTCCGACGTTATGGCAATGGAAGAGAACGGATACGGGCACTGCGCTGTTACAGCACATCGCTCCAGGGAGGGCTGACGGCGAACGCGGCGTTGATCAAGCCGACGTGGGAATAGGCCTGCGGGAAGTTTCCGAGTTGTTCGCGAGTGTCCGGCACAAAGTGCTCCGCAAAGAGCCCGACGCCGTTGGCGCCCGCGAGGATTTGATTCATGATCTGCTTCGCCTCGGCGAGACGACCGAGTTTGGCCAACGCCTGAACGACCCAGAACGAGCAAATGACAAAGCTCGACTGCGGTTTGCCGAAATCATCC
This genomic window contains:
- the lnt gene encoding apolipoprotein N-acyltransferase, encoding MEQVRSRQILLACASGLLLPFCFPKFDLGLLAWIALIPLHLALDQCSRRRAFWLGWLTGLVGFTGIMAWVVTAMTTYGKVPELVSYAILLLLTTYLGLYVGLYSLAVVWLRELIPRYGIFFAPCFWVALELFRTHLLSGLPWCLLGYSQYRELDLIQVADHTGVYGISYLIILVNVAFAELFLWIMPFFRGCHPVKLPWELLTTAAACMLLSWFYSSAVLSDRDRQSLKTFITVGVVQPNIDQAVKWDASFRDETMRRFDRLTAQLGTNADLVVWPEAATPFILEREKEYQLQLIAWAERAQAPILLGSPALRFYPDRRPYLLNSAYLLGTDGIVLGRYDKQHLVPFGEYIPLKSSLLFFLDKLVEGIGDFEAGPGPTTFSFSPKSWNTQRSSGSRPVKFGVAICYEVIFPDLVRQFAANGAEFLVTITNDGWFGPSSAPAQHFAMVVFRSVENHLAFARAANTGISGFIDPFGQIIDATPIFVEQASYTTIPTRQARTFYSYYGDVFAHACVIICALLCLFGYFRTKEPALTAITPA
- a CDS encoding PilZ domain-containing protein; its protein translation is MERRRHRRVPAQVKSLLRANSHEVEGETVDLSLGGARIESSLVVQPGRQIAVKLIVPGDDTPILIEQAQVQWAVDRTFGVRFVDLPEQELDELEQLIDESIALDEGGKT